A genomic window from Maridesulfovibrio sp. includes:
- a CDS encoding YgdI/YgdR family lipoprotein translates to MKKIFIAVTLCAGLLLLAGCGSKHHTITMTDGSTSVSIGAPKYDKDSNTYTYENVDGQATTIKREDVEKIEENIK, encoded by the coding sequence ATGAAAAAAATATTTATTGCAGTTACTTTGTGTGCTGGTTTGCTACTTTTGGCTGGTTGCGGTTCTAAGCACCATACAATCACCATGACTGATGGTTCGACTTCTGTGAGTATCGGTGCTCCTAAATATGACAAGGATTCCAATACGTACACATATGAAAATGTGGATGGCCAGGCGACTACAATCAAGCGGGAAGATGTTGAAAAGATAGAGGAAAATATTAAATAG